ACGCCTCCAGGCCCTCCGGGTGCACCCAGCGCCGATCGTCCGTTTCGCCGGGCAGGACCGCCCCGGCGGCGGGGTGGGCCGTGAAGGCCCGGTAAACGGCGCTGAGGTGGGTGAACTGGTGCGAGACCGTCACCAGAGGCGTCACCGCGGCCAGCCCCGGGCCGAACCGCTCGGACCAGGCGAGCGCTAGCCCCGTGGCCGGCTCGACCTCGGCCAAGAGTTCGAAGGTCGGGAACTCCCAGAGCCCACCGAGCAGGCCTTTTGTCGGCCTGCGGATGATGAGCAGCCGGCCCAGGGGATCGGCGATCAGGCCGACCGCGAACGTCACGGGCCGCGGCGGAGCCTTCTTGCTCTTGACGGGCAGCTCTTCGACCCGACCGGCGGCTTTCGCCCCGCAGAGCGCCGCGAGCGGGCAGGAGGCGCACGCCGCCTGCCGGGGGGTGCAAACCGTCGCCCCGAGCTCCATCAGGGCCTGGTTGAACCACCGGGCCCCACCGGTGGGGATCAGCCGTGCGGTGAGATCCTCGAAGCGCTTGCGGCTCTGGGGCCTGGCGATGTCGTCCTCGACGAGAAAGAGGCGCGAGAGGACCCGGAACACGTTGCCGTCCACCGCCGGTCGCGGCAGGTCGAAGGCGATCGAGGCGACGGCCCCCGCCGTGTAGTCGCCGATGCCGGGCAGCGCCCGGATGGCGTCGTAGTCCTCGGGGAAGATCCCCTGGTGCCCGGCCACGATCTCCCGGGCGGCCTTCTGGAGGTTGCGCGCCCGCGAGTAGTAGCCGAGGCCCTCCCAGTGCTTCAGGACGTCGTCGATCGGCGCCGAGGCGAGCGCCTCGACCGACGGGAAGCGCCGCATGAAGCGGTCGTAATAGGGGATGACCGTCGCCACCTGAGTCTGCTGGAGCATGACCTCCGACACCCAGATCCGGTACGGATCGCGCGTCTCGCGCCACGGCATGGGGCGCTTGTTCGCCTCGAACCAGGCGAGCAGATCGGCCGCCAGCACGCTCGCGCGCCCGGGCGACAGCGGGATCGGTTGGAAGGAAGGTGTTTTCGAGGCCATCAGGCAGCAGCGTACCACCCAAGAAGCCGCGGCCGCAACGCCCGTGGGCGTTGCGGCCGCGCTTGAACGCTGATGGGAGGCTAGACGCCGGCCAGCCCGAGCATGGAATCGAGCGCCTCGGACTTCTGCTCGGCCGCGGCCTCCTTGACCGCCGCGCCGGTATCGGTGTCCATGAAGTCGCCGAAGGCATCGGCGAACTGGTCCCAGTCATCCGATTGGGCGGCCTTGAAGGCCTTGGTGGCCGCAGGCAGCACGTCGCCCATGGTCTTGGACACGTTCTCGCTCAGCACGCCCGAGTCCTTGAGGGCGCCGAGGGCTCCGTCGAAGCCGCCGTTGTTGTAGGCGTCCACCACTCCGCCGAGCTTGCCGAGCTCCGGGGTGTCGGTGATGTTGCCCATGCCCTTGAGGATCGCGCCGGCGTCCTGCTTGAGGACCCCGTTGGCCACGCCCACCGCGTCGTTGAGCACGCCCATGGTCTTGTCGTCGAAGAACTTGCCGAGGCCGTCCTTGCCGCCGATGGCGCCGAGCAGGGCCGCGGGGTCCTTGTTCTCGATGGCGTTCACGGCGCCGGCGCCCATGGTCATGTACTTGCCCGCGTCGCCGCCGACCATGCCGCCCAGCGCCCCGAGGCCGCCCGCAAGTCCGCCCTTCTCGACGGCGCCCAGGATCTCGGCGCCCTTGGCGCCCCACTTGGCGACCTCGCCCAGGGTGCCGCCCAGGCCGCTCGCGGCCCCGGCGATCGCGCCCAGGGCGGACTTCAGGTTTCCGCTCTTGAGGGCCTCCGCGAGTTCGATGGCCTTCATGGCCATCTGGGCGTACTTCATGGCCATCGAGACGACCTGGAGGCCCGGCACGAACAT
The Pantanalinema sp. DNA segment above includes these coding regions:
- the mutY gene encoding A/G-specific adenine glycosylase — protein: MASKTPSFQPIPLSPGRASVLAADLLAWFEANKRPMPWRETRDPYRIWVSEVMLQQTQVATVIPYYDRFMRRFPSVEALASAPIDDVLKHWEGLGYYSRARNLQKAAREIVAGHQGIFPEDYDAIRALPGIGDYTAGAVASIAFDLPRPAVDGNVFRVLSRLFLVEDDIARPQSRKRFEDLTARLIPTGGARWFNQALMELGATVCTPRQAACASCPLAALCGAKAAGRVEELPVKSKKAPPRPVTFAVGLIADPLGRLLIIRRPTKGLLGGLWEFPTFELLAEVEPATGLALAWSERFGPGLAAVTPLVTVSHQFTHLSAVYRAFTAHPAAGAVLPGETDDRRWVHPEGLEAFAFPQAQLKILAALEAPRQLGLGLTDLA